The Triticum aestivum cultivar Chinese Spring chromosome 5A, IWGSC CS RefSeq v2.1, whole genome shotgun sequence genomic sequence CATTTGGGGATGCTCTATGAGACTATGATCTTCAAAGAAAAATCATTGCTCTATGAGACTAAAACGATTATAACACAAGCTATGTTTTTCCTATTCCAGGGTTTTCAAAATCCTGTAACCAGAGGCCCAGCGAAAAGAAATCATATTGTACCGATAAATAGAACTTACATTTCAAAAACAGGACACCAAACGAAATTGGCACAATGTAACACAGAACAAGATTTCGTTTATGTAAAAATTGAAAGAATGCCCTGCTCTAAACCTTTACCAACTGGTAGCTACAATTAGTTTGACTTCTACTTTGAAAAAACAAAGCACAATCATAACGGCGCTACCCCTACAAATCTAGTCAAAGATCAAAATCTGGCCTCATTCCCAATCAATGACAGGCTTATACAAAGTATATATGTCATCACAGATAAACAACACAGATGATACATATTCATGCTTGGAGCAGGCATCCAACTAACGACGGCAGCGAGCTGCGGACTGCTTATGCGCCCGAAGCGGCAGCATACACCATGTTGCCATTGGCATTGCCACCGCGCCCTCTGCCCCGAGCTGGGCCGCCTCTCCCACGGCCACGGCCTCTACCACGACCTGCAACACAACACAGATGCAGCGGTTTATTATTAAAAAGGGACATAGATGCATACAACCAATTTGGTAGAAGGAAGCTGTCTCGACCTCCAGCTGGTGCAGGAAAAGGAGCCTCCTCATAATAACCTCCGTCTTGCTGATAATCAGGCTGGCCACCACCATAGCCGCCTCTCCTGCCACGACCCCTGAAACCACGGCCCCCACCTCGGGGTGGCGCTGGTGCCTCATCATAATACCCTCCATCATGCTGATAATCAGGCTGACCACCATAGCCACCTCTCCTGCCACGGCCCCTGAAACCACGGCCTCTACCACGAGCATACCCATTACCCTCATAAGCTGGACCATGGTCAGCATACCCATTGCCTGCATAGGCAGGAGCATGCTCATTTTCCCATCCACCATCAGCATACTCCATGTATCCATTCCCTGAAAAGTAATTTATGTAATGATGAACAGCTGCACATTTTTATACTCTGAAGATGATGATTTACTAAGTAGCAAATCAGCCCCACCACGTGCACCTCTACCCCTTCCCATTCCCCTTCCACGGCCTCGGCcacggcctcttcctcgcccaggAGGTGAGTGCGCATCTACAATTACAGTGAAATAAGAAAGCAGACAGAATAAGAGATGATAAGGACAACAAAGTGAAACATGCCCAATACCTTCTTCATTCTCATATTCAACAAACGGCTTCACCTTGTCAGCAGGCAGAGGAGATTGATATCTGCACATACAATTAACTCAACCTATCATTTCATGCAGAAGAATAATCCAATTTGCAATGTTACAACATATTCTTCCAGATAGCTAATAGTTGTGCCAAAAACTATAACAAGAATTGCATAATTGAATAACTAGCAATTCATGAGACAGCTGAATAAGGTAGCCTGAAAATTCCCAAATAAATATTCCAACGTAACCAAGTAGCCCACAAAACACAGGGATGATTGCTTAGTCTAAAATTAAAATACTTTTCCTAGTATCAGATATACAGCTAGCAAAGCATACCCGACAGATGACGTGTCCAGCTCCTTCTTTGAAAGAGTTATAGTAATCATAGACACATGCCTTGTTGTCTCAAGCCTGCAGGGAGAAAAGATTGTATGTCATCACAAGAGCACAGCTGAGACATCTGAAAGTAAGTTAAAAATATCTAGCAACTACTACAAGTAGTAGCTTTATATGCTAAGATGTTTAGAGTCGATTCTTACGGAAGTAGGCCTTCCTCCAGTGGCTCCCATGTGTCAGTAATATCAGTGGATTCAGTGGCAGTGTTTTGATGGAGACCCACAATTCTCCTCTGTGCAACAAAAAAGCAATAAACAATTTATTTAGAATAAATTTGAATGCATAGTTTCCATGCACAGCCGCCGTCAAAAGTACCTTGATCAATTCTGCAATCATCACAGTTTTGTTTATGGCCCTTCCCATCGCCTTGAATACAACTTCATCGCAACCCTTATCCTGTATGTATATATGGCAAAGCATCAGCCACAGAACATAAAAACAAAACTGCATGCAATGCACACTTGCGTTTTTATCGAAAACCCATAAATAAAGCCATCAAAGGAAACTCATAAATCACATCAGGAGAAATCATCAAAACATGGATGTGACTAACGGTCGCCATCAATTATTAGAGAATATATCAAGTAGCCGTGCACCACACTCATCATCAACTAAAGTGGTTACTGGCCGTACAAAAAGTGGCAACCGGGCACATTAGCGGCCCAACATGATCTCAGATTCTTCAGTGTTTTAAAGTGACAAATCACACCCCATGGGAGTACAACATCTATCTGTACGATTGGGACTTATCCAAAAACTTTGCCTAATTCGCCACAAGCGTTTTCAGCTTTGGCAACCACACAGTAAAAGTCATCGCCCTACAGTGCTAGGGGCATTTACTTTTTAACATCACAAGTAATATACGAAAACAGAACCAATCCTACCAAACAAGGCATCAGAGTAAGAGGATAACAATTTCCTCCTATCCTCGAATCAATAGTTCGCATTGAAAGCACACGCTTAGCGGACAGCAATCCGTACGGCCCAATCATTCATTCGGCTAACTTTCGAGACACATCCCTAAACTAAACCCCACTGCTTATCGCCTACACAACCGGGCGCTTAAACCGGCGATTCAAAGGGGCTGAAGGCGTCGGCGGTACCTGGAAGAGGGTGGTGGCGTAGGTGATGTAGTTGCGCATCCTGCCCTGGGTGGTGATGCGGATCTCGTTCTCCTTGATGGGCACCTCCTCCCGCGGCTTCTCCACCCTCTGGTACCGATCCATGGCTCCCTCCCGCTGGCTCGTCTGCAACGCCGCAATGCGCGACGGAACCAACCGCCGTCTCAGATCCACGCAACACaaacgcggcggcggcgagcgggtagggagagagaggccgtacctgcctgcgcggcggcggcggttgcggggCGTCGGCTGCTGCTCCGGTCCGGTGGTTTGGGTTGGGCTGGCTGGCGGCTTGTCCTGGCGACGATGCGGTAACCGCCGGGTGGGGGTGGGAGTGAGGGCTTTTATATGGCCGCCTCCGTCCGGGCCGGGAAGGCGGGACCGGGTCGGACTCGCCCTCGCCCCCGCGCGCGCCTCTAGGGTTTTGCGGGCGCAAGTTACGGAACTGCCCTTCCAGGTTCCGGGGTTTTGCGGCTCTGGGACGGACGGATCCTCGCGGACGGTGACTCGTGTACGGCTCGGATTTCTCCGCTGCGGCGCAGGCTTGGACAAGGAAGGGCTTTCCAAGGGCGCCAACCAACGCGACGGTTACGTTGCGGCCTGATGGGCCTTTACTGGGTTTTCGACCCAacagaagaaactgcaagttaTTTTCTCACAAGTATTTTTTCTTCTTATATTCTTATATATAATATAGTTGGttaaactttacgaagtttgacttcagacaaatcttatatgcatgcAGATTAAAAAGGACCGGGCTAGAGGGAGTAATTTTTTCGTCTCAAGAAAATCATTTTTGGGAAAGATAGTTTTCATTTTGTGTGTGACTTTGCTGATTTGTTTTGTTATGTAGAAAAAAACTTTATGGTCATATAGTAACTTGAATAACCAATTACTAACCCTATTTTGATAATGATCGGTCAATGTGAGCTCTATCTCTCCTCTTCTCTTCCTATAGTACTACATTGATTTCACTTCTTGATTAGGTTTGAAGATTCTTCATATGTGTCTTTGCCTGTCGTGGAAAGAACGGTCGGTGTCGCGGAATATTCAGATTCTTGCGTCATTGCCATTGTTGTCGGCTCGAGCATCACTGCCAACCCTTCCATACAGGTAGAGAGCTCAAAATGCGAGTGCTTTATTTGCGAAATAAATTCTCGCATTACTCGGAATAAAGTATTACAATCTCGTCCCACAAGTTTCAAGAACTCTTGTGGGCCAAAGTCTAGCCAAACCATAGTCGGCGTTGCACCCTACCAAAATTAGCCAAGGCATGACTAACATTATTACACAACTCCGACAAATATGATCAATGCAAGAACTCCTCTGCTCCATACTACTAATAATATCTCTAATAATAAAAGCATACTTAGACTTATTCCTAATAACTCCCTTGATCATCATTACAGCCTCCGAGCAAACAGATTCCACATCAATGTGTAGATTACTCCATTGTAATGCCAACGAAATTCCTTCCTTTAATGCGAGAAGCTCATCTTCCAAAACATCATAGCGTGATTGTATGTATCTGCAAGAGCTAAATATTATGGATCCTTCGTGACTGCACATGCAACATCTCCTAAGACCGAGGCATCGGTGTTTAGCTTGACTTTGCCCTCTATCGGTCCAGTCCAAGAACAAATAACACCACATTCCTTTATATTGCATGTGGGCTGCTTATGCATTTGATTGAAAAATAACTACCACCTTCCCTTTTATTGGATCCATATTTGAATTAGACCAAAGCGATATTAAGGAAGACAAATAACTAGCCAAGAATCTGAAAGAAACGTCCGCTGGAGGTGGTTTTTTAGAGTGTACTATGTCATTTCACACATACCAAATCCTCCAAGATAGCATCATAATACGAACTCGTTCATCATCCTGCAACTCAGATAAAAGATGTAGAAACCAGTCACGGCCGATCGGTTTTACATGTGAACGTACCTGTAGAGTCCATTCCTTTGCCATTGCCTTCCACAAAAGCACGGCATGGTTGCAGGTATAGAAAACATGGAACGAGTCTTCCTCTTCACTTCCACATACAGGACACACTGCAGTGATCTCTAGATTTCTCTTAACCTTATTTGTCCAATTAGCTAGTGAATCAGTGACCAACCTCCAAGCAAAAGATTGAACTTTTGGGGGAGCTAAACTGCGCCATATAAAGTTCCACCCGCACGAGTTCCAGTAGGTCGGGAGCTTGCCGAAGACTCCCTAGCATTTGATATTTCATCACTAGTTAATCTGCACGCACTTCTGATCGTGAGCACACCCTTTTTTCGGCGCCCAAGCAACAAAGTCATCATCAAGCCGTGTAGACAATCATACCTTATGAATTTCAACTATATCCAGCGGAAGAAATATTGATTGATTTTTTCCAAATCCCAATTTCCGCGGTGGTTTATGAGCTTTGAGACCCACTTTAGCGGGCACCTCCCTTTAGGAGTGATTAATCCTCCAGTTGGCTCACGTGCAATCCaaaggtgtaggatcgaaagtatgtctagagggggggattagactacttgaccaaataaaaacttaaccttttcccaattttagttcttggcggattttagctattttaggacaagtcaagcaatcatcacacaattcaagcaagcatgcaaagagtatattggcagcggaaagtaaaacatgcaacttgcaaggatgtaaaggaaagggtttggagaattcaaacgcaattgaagacacggatgtttttcccgtggttcggataggtggtgctatcctacatccacgttgatggagacttcaacccacaaagggtaacggttgcgcgagtccacggagggctccacccacgaagggtccacgaagaagcaaccttgtctatcccaccatggccatcgcccacgaaggacttgcctcactagcggtagatcttcacgaagtaggcgatctccttgcccttacaaactacttggttcaactccacaatcttgtcggaggctcccaagtgacacctagccaatctaggagacaccactctccaagaagtaacaaatggtgtgttgatgatgaactccttgctcttgtgcttcaaatgatagtctccccaacactcaactctctctcacaggatttggatttggtggaaagaagatttgagtggaaagcaacttggggaaggctagagatcaagattcatatggtaggaatggaatatcttggcctcaacacatgagtaggtggttctctctcagaacatatgagttggaagtgtagatgtgttctgatggctctctccacgagtggagaggaggtggaggggtatatatagcctccacacaaaatccaactgttacacacaatttaccaatctcggtgggaccgaatcaacaaactcggtcggaccgaaatagtaaacctattgaccgttagagattttcggtgggactgacatgcaactcggtaggaccgatatggttagggttagggcataacgtaatctcggtgagaccgattacacaaactcggtgagaccgattttggtaataagctaactagagagttggtcaggtaaactcggtgggaccgattcgctcttctcggtgagaccgaaatgttacgaaaaggaaacagtgagtttacattgcaatctcggtgggaccgatccgctctttcggtgagaccgaaaagttacgaaaacaaaacagagaaattgcaatcccatctcggtgagaccgagatccctatcggtagaaccgatttgcttagggtttggcaatggctatgacaagtgaaactcggtggcgccgggttgaaagaatcggtagggccgagtttggatttgggtttaggtcaaatgtggatatgggaaagtagctgaggattttggagcatatcattaagcacatgaagcaagaggctcattaagcaacacctcatccctccttgatagtattggcttttcctatggactcaatgtgatcttggaccactaaaatgtaaaatgaagagtcttgagcatatgagttagagccaatcctttgtccttagcattttgagggttccactttcaccatccatgccatgccaatcattgagctttcctgaaatgatcatcttggaatagcattagctcaatgagctatatgttgttatgaattaccaaaaccacctagggatagttgcactt encodes the following:
- the LOC123104639 gene encoding guanyl-specific ribonuclease pgl-1 isoform X2, which gives rise to MDRYQRVEKPREEVPIKENEIRITTQGRMRNYITYATTLFQDKGCDEVVFKAMGRAINKTVMIAELIKRRIVGLHQNTATESTDITDTWEPLEEGLLPLETTRHVSMITITLSKKELDTSSVGYQSPLPADKVKPFVEYENEEDAHSPPGRGRGRGRGRGRGMGRGRGNGYMEYADGGWENEHAPAYAGNGYADHGPAYEGNGYARGRGRGFRGRGRRGGYGGQPDYQHDGGYYDEAPAPPRGGGRGFRGRGRRGGYGGGQPDYQQDGGYYEEAPFPAPAGGRGRGRGRGRGGPARGRGRGGNANGNMVYAAASGA
- the LOC123104639 gene encoding heterogeneous nuclear ribonucleoprotein A3 homolog 2 isoform X1 yields the protein MDRYQRVEKPREEVPIKENEIRITTQGRMRNYITYATTLFQDKGCDEVVFKAMGRAINKTVMIAELIKRRIVGLHQNTATESTDITDTWEPLEEGLLPLETTRHVSMITITLSKKELDTSSVGYQSPLPADKVKPFVEYENEEDAHSPPGRGRGRGRGRGRGMGRGRGARGNGYMEYADGGWENEHAPAYAGNGYADHGPAYEGNGYARGRGRGFRGRGRRGGYGGQPDYQHDGGYYDEAPAPPRGGGRGFRGRGRRGGYGGGQPDYQQDGGYYEEAPFPAPAGGRGRGRGRGRGGPARGRGRGGNANGNMVYAAASGA